From Thalassoglobus sp. JC818, the proteins below share one genomic window:
- a CDS encoding type II secretion system F family protein, whose amino-acid sequence MGSAELTFVAFGSLSMVATAFGLLMKDLIFGSDALRASKRSLRRRRNGYERAIDASIAGKLNHGFDRLVLETGLEISPWTGFLMVVASGLILGGGTWVATDNELFSCGAGMIGMVVPIGVFVFKRRQRMIEIRQQLPSVIDMVARSTRSGRSVEQALTLVAEETDGILSKEIERVVQQLGVGAALDRTLKRMAVRLPVIEARIFTTTLIVQRRSGGHLSSTLERLATVIRERTAAQNQVRVTTSAGRMSSMIIAAMAPIALCAVMVLNPAHVQVFFEDPLGKTLLAAAIALEIVGILWIVMLIREDG is encoded by the coding sequence ATGGGAAGTGCAGAACTCACATTTGTGGCATTCGGTTCGTTGTCCATGGTCGCGACTGCGTTTGGGCTGTTGATGAAGGATCTCATCTTCGGTAGCGACGCTCTGCGGGCGTCGAAGCGCTCTCTGCGACGCAGAAGAAACGGATACGAGCGTGCTATTGATGCTTCGATTGCAGGCAAGCTCAATCACGGATTCGATCGACTGGTCTTAGAAACCGGTCTGGAAATCAGTCCCTGGACGGGATTTCTGATGGTCGTTGCCAGTGGATTGATCCTCGGCGGAGGGACATGGGTGGCCACCGACAACGAACTGTTCAGCTGCGGTGCAGGAATGATTGGAATGGTGGTTCCGATCGGTGTTTTTGTATTCAAGCGTCGCCAGCGAATGATCGAAATTCGACAACAGCTTCCCTCAGTGATTGACATGGTGGCTCGGTCAACACGTTCAGGGCGAAGCGTCGAGCAGGCACTGACTCTCGTCGCTGAAGAGACCGATGGCATCCTGTCGAAGGAAATCGAAAGAGTCGTTCAGCAACTGGGAGTTGGGGCGGCTCTTGATCGAACACTCAAGCGTATGGCAGTGCGTCTGCCTGTCATCGAAGCGAGAATCTTCACCACGACGCTCATCGTTCAACGCCGATCGGGAGGTCATCTTTCCAGTACTCTCGAACGACTGGCAACCGTGATTCGCGAACGAACAGCCGCACAGAATCAGGTTCGTGTCACGACAAGCGCTGGGCGGATGTCGTCGATGATCATCGCTGCGATGGCACCCATTGCTCTGTGTGCTGTGATGGTTTTGAATCCCGCCCACGTCCAGGTGTTCTTTGAAGACCCACTCGGAAAAACTCTTCTCGCAGCAGCGATTGCCCTGGAGATTGTTGGAATCCTGTGGATCGTGATGCTGATTCGCGAAGATGGTTAA
- a CDS encoding CpaF family protein yields the protein MLLTSSTEQTFQFGANSFEAVDETELAFQQLKIRIHERLIDELDLSMLAHVSQEDLADEVRAISRDLLREDGAKLSEADDERMLQELFDEVFGLGPLERLMRDDSVNDILVNHQHEVYVECRGRMELTNVVFADEKHLIRIIQRIVSRVGRRIDEVNPMVDARLPDGSRINAVIPPMSLNGPTLSIRRFGRNPLKVADLVDNQTVVSEVVEFLAAAIDARISFLISGGTGAGKTTFLNALTQYIPSDERIITIEDSAELRLQHRHVVRMETRPENNEGVGEISQRMLVRNSLRMRPDRIIVGEVRGPEALDMLQAMNTGHEGSLTTIHANDARDSLSRLEMMVAMSGYELSIPVIRQYIKSGLTLVVHLARLKGGVRRVMQVSEITGLKDGEFVLEDIFGFQQTGVDENGVARGEYYFTGYRPKCLSRLEAAGVHLAEDLFQQRRMTANQIRHSDSGR from the coding sequence ATGTTGCTGACATCATCAACGGAACAAACGTTTCAATTCGGGGCTAATAGCTTCGAAGCGGTCGATGAAACCGAACTGGCATTCCAGCAGCTGAAGATCCGTATTCATGAACGGCTCATTGATGAATTAGATCTGTCGATGCTCGCTCATGTTTCTCAGGAAGATTTGGCAGATGAAGTCCGGGCAATCTCACGAGACCTGCTGCGTGAGGATGGGGCGAAGCTTTCCGAAGCTGATGATGAGCGGATGCTGCAAGAGCTGTTCGATGAAGTCTTCGGCCTCGGCCCGCTTGAACGTTTAATGCGAGACGACTCCGTCAATGACATTTTGGTCAACCATCAACATGAAGTTTATGTTGAGTGTCGAGGACGGATGGAATTGACCAACGTTGTCTTCGCTGACGAGAAGCATTTGATTCGGATCATTCAACGGATTGTTTCGCGTGTCGGTCGCCGAATCGATGAAGTGAATCCGATGGTCGATGCGAGGCTGCCGGATGGTTCACGAATTAACGCAGTCATCCCGCCGATGTCTCTGAATGGGCCAACCCTTTCGATTCGCCGCTTCGGACGAAACCCGCTCAAGGTGGCTGATCTCGTCGACAATCAAACTGTCGTCTCGGAGGTCGTCGAATTTCTGGCAGCAGCGATTGATGCGCGTATCAGCTTTCTGATTTCCGGAGGGACAGGTGCCGGTAAAACGACGTTCTTGAATGCCCTGACACAATACATTCCGAGTGATGAGCGAATCATCACCATTGAAGACTCTGCGGAACTTCGATTGCAGCACCGACATGTAGTCCGAATGGAAACACGCCCAGAGAACAACGAAGGTGTTGGGGAAATCAGTCAACGAATGCTCGTTCGCAACAGCCTGCGAATGCGACCCGATCGAATCATCGTCGGTGAGGTTCGCGGACCTGAAGCCCTGGACATGTTGCAGGCGATGAATACCGGTCACGAAGGATCTCTGACGACGATTCATGCGAACGATGCTCGAGACTCGCTCAGCCGTCTCGAAATGATGGTCGCGATGAGTGGATATGAACTCTCGATTCCCGTAATTCGACAATACATCAAATCGGGGCTGACACTGGTTGTTCATCTTGCACGTCTGAAAGGAGGTGTGAGGAGAGTGATGCAGGTCTCTGAAATTACAGGACTGAAGGATGGGGAGTTTGTCCTCGAAGACATTTTTGGATTCCAGCAAACCGGAGTCGACGAGAACGGTGTTGCTCGTGGTGAATATTACTTCACAGGTTATCGTCCCAAGTGCCTCTCAAGGTTGGAGGCAGCGGGAGTTCACTTGGCTGAAGACCTGTTTCAGCAACGCCGAATGACTGCCAATCAAATCAGACATTCAGATTCTGGAAGGTGA
- the cpaB gene encoding Flp pilus assembly protein CpaB → MNRVSSGTMTVVVFAILVGLGGAFLVRQQLKQPELPPLTELKTEPPKERIIVPVAGIDLKKGRTLSLHDIVIHSFTPEQYAKSPYSGSQFMRDTRQLFGRTLNEDLPKGSLFLPDNFYPEGFGPGVADRLQPGFRAVTVPIENVGAVHGFAAPGSVVDVLFRSEPEGERPEVTMTLLEGVEVLALNRNVLAGQRVDVDSQGTVTLSVTPPQAKVLKVVEGRGELTLTLRNPSDLPDSQGQNIARIGQSKADFSGADSSMLISVNGVLHDAGERITLDDLIGVPTKPVKKQMQIYMAGAKEVVEFQQSSSPKPMITQQPGRVSTPVARGLRAPQVQGGVEPNVVR, encoded by the coding sequence ATGAATCGTGTGAGTTCGGGAACGATGACGGTTGTCGTCTTCGCAATCCTTGTAGGGTTGGGAGGGGCATTTCTGGTTCGTCAACAACTGAAACAGCCGGAACTCCCTCCACTTACGGAGTTGAAGACCGAGCCGCCGAAGGAGCGGATCATTGTTCCGGTTGCGGGGATTGACCTGAAAAAGGGACGAACATTGTCGCTTCACGACATTGTGATTCACAGCTTCACTCCAGAGCAGTATGCCAAGTCGCCGTATTCTGGCAGCCAATTCATGCGAGATACTCGGCAACTGTTCGGGCGGACGCTCAACGAAGATCTTCCGAAGGGCAGCCTCTTCCTGCCTGATAACTTTTATCCAGAAGGATTTGGTCCCGGTGTTGCCGATCGTTTACAGCCTGGTTTCCGAGCGGTAACGGTTCCCATTGAAAATGTCGGAGCGGTTCACGGGTTTGCCGCTCCAGGTTCGGTCGTTGATGTTTTGTTTCGTTCCGAGCCGGAAGGAGAACGTCCTGAGGTTACGATGACTCTGCTGGAGGGTGTTGAAGTTCTGGCATTGAATCGCAACGTGCTGGCTGGGCAACGAGTCGACGTTGATTCGCAGGGGACAGTCACGCTTTCCGTGACTCCGCCACAAGCGAAAGTCTTGAAGGTCGTCGAGGGAAGAGGGGAATTGACACTGACACTACGGAATCCCAGCGACCTGCCGGATTCGCAGGGACAGAACATCGCCCGAATCGGTCAGTCGAAAGCAGATTTTTCGGGGGCGGATTCGTCGATGTTGATCTCGGTCAACGGTGTTCTCCATGACGCAGGAGAAAGAATCACATTGGACGACTTGATTGGCGTTCCGACGAAACCAGTTAAGAAACAAATGCAGATTTACATGGCGGGGGCCAAAGAGGTTGTCGAGTTTCAACAGTCGTCGTCTCCCAAACCAATGATCACTCAACAGCCAGGACGCGTGTCGACACCCGTTGCTCGCGGACTTCGCGCTCCACAAGTACAGGGTGGAGTGGAGCCGAATGTTGTGCGCTGA
- a CDS encoding tripartite tricarboxylate transporter substrate binding protein, whose amino-acid sequence MRSFLVGLFLFLSCGCSENALTGNSQEREFPQKAIKVIVPFSAGGGSDTFARIIQQAIDEQELLPEPIVIINVPGAGGTIGSRRVKNARPDGYTIMQLHDGILTSKYSGVANYGPEAFTPIAATGESIMIIGVGENSPYESLQELMKDVADRPDEVVFASNIGAPSQYAGLMLEKTTPGARFRYSQTGDGAKRFAGLHGGHTDVSAFSLAEYIQFRPSGLKALALLGKSRHPEAKDVPTAREQGFDVVNTNMIFWWAPIGAPPDRMATISEALEKAMQSEHVRERLAQLKTDPVFLSGNELEQELKTRSELIASVSVRPTIELPDFPRWIAGTVSVFAILALTQNTIGFGRTSEAPSTNSPQNNFMSWRNAALTLLTTVVYVVALGINVISYIPCTLAFIVFIGLGLNPTTKKMLVMNGVLALFLSVSLHLIFTRVFVIDLP is encoded by the coding sequence GTGAGATCTTTTCTGGTCGGACTTTTCCTCTTCCTCTCTTGCGGATGTTCAGAGAACGCGTTGACGGGTAACTCCCAAGAGCGAGAGTTTCCGCAAAAGGCGATCAAAGTCATCGTTCCATTTTCTGCAGGAGGTGGCAGCGACACGTTTGCTCGAATCATTCAACAGGCGATCGACGAACAGGAACTGCTTCCTGAACCGATCGTCATCATCAATGTTCCTGGTGCTGGAGGAACGATTGGATCACGCCGAGTCAAAAACGCACGTCCTGATGGCTACACCATCATGCAGCTTCATGACGGAATTCTAACATCGAAGTATTCAGGAGTTGCCAATTACGGGCCGGAAGCTTTCACACCGATCGCTGCCACTGGAGAGTCGATCATGATCATCGGGGTCGGTGAAAACTCCCCGTACGAATCTCTTCAGGAACTTATGAAAGACGTCGCAGATAGACCCGATGAAGTTGTCTTCGCTTCGAACATCGGAGCTCCTAGCCAATACGCCGGACTGATGCTTGAGAAAACGACTCCGGGCGCCAGATTTCGCTATTCACAAACCGGTGATGGAGCAAAACGTTTCGCCGGACTCCACGGTGGTCACACGGATGTCTCCGCCTTTTCCCTTGCCGAGTACATTCAATTTCGTCCCTCGGGATTGAAAGCACTGGCACTGCTTGGAAAGTCGCGACATCCGGAAGCGAAGGACGTCCCGACGGCCCGCGAACAGGGCTTCGATGTTGTTAACACCAACATGATTTTCTGGTGGGCCCCGATTGGTGCTCCGCCTGATCGCATGGCAACTATTTCCGAAGCACTCGAGAAGGCGATGCAGAGTGAACACGTCCGGGAACGACTGGCCCAACTCAAGACCGACCCGGTATTCCTCTCGGGAAATGAACTCGAACAAGAACTGAAAACGAGAAGCGAACTGATCGCGTCTGTCTCCGTCCGTCCGACAATCGAACTTCCTGACTTTCCGCGCTGGATTGCCGGAACCGTATCTGTCTTCGCAATTCTCGCTCTGACACAGAATACGATCGGGTTCGGTCGGACTTCTGAAGCCCCCTCAACCAATTCTCCACAAAACAACTTCATGTCATGGCGAAATGCAGCACTGACGTTACTCACCACCGTCGTCTATGTGGTTGCGCTCGGAATAAACGTGATCAGCTACATTCCCTGCACTTTGGCCTTTATCGTTTTCATTGGGTTGGGACTCAATCCTACGACTAAGAAAATGCTGGTGATGAATGGTGTTTTGGCTCTGTTTCTGAGCGTGAGTCTGCATTTGATCTTCACTCGAGTTTTCGTCATCGATTTACCATAG